A region from the Vibrio navarrensis genome encodes:
- a CDS encoding substrate-binding periplasmic protein gives MKQWTATGLLLLTFLPKSMAAESLHVVTLEYPPYIESKGSQVSGIAVSLVEEIFNNLEVPVEITILPWARALNYMEIGEVDAIFTIFKTPQREEFAYFSEQVLFRQNISLIRNQDSSVNSNDVEQKRFDGLSLCVVNKVSYGEYIDSKIKSGAFKTIARQNSAEQCALMLSAGRVDLWVSNEFGARSIIARLALQDKLEIMLPPMQTTLSYIAFSKKRQSEELRNRFDVELQKMKQTGRYFELIDTYFSSLTPDKTGM, from the coding sequence ATGAAACAATGGACAGCTACGGGTTTGCTCCTGTTAACCTTTTTACCCAAATCAATGGCGGCCGAATCTCTACATGTAGTCACGCTTGAATACCCGCCTTATATTGAAAGTAAAGGCTCGCAAGTATCTGGCATAGCCGTGAGTTTAGTTGAAGAAATATTTAACAACTTAGAGGTTCCCGTTGAAATCACCATTCTTCCTTGGGCACGAGCACTTAACTATATGGAGATAGGTGAAGTCGATGCCATATTTACGATATTTAAAACGCCACAGAGAGAAGAGTTTGCTTATTTCAGTGAACAGGTTTTGTTTAGGCAAAATATCAGCTTGATTCGTAATCAAGATAGTTCGGTAAATTCTAATGATGTAGAGCAAAAGCGTTTTGATGGTTTGAGTTTGTGTGTGGTCAATAAAGTGAGCTACGGAGAGTATATCGATTCGAAGATCAAATCTGGCGCATTTAAAACCATTGCTAGGCAGAACTCCGCTGAGCAATGTGCTCTGATGCTGAGTGCTGGCCGAGTCGACCTTTGGGTGTCGAATGAGTTTGGTGCTCGCAGTATCATCGCTCGGTTAGCCCTACAAGACAAACTGGAAATCATGCTGCCACCGATGCAAACCACCTTGAGTTATATTGCATTTTCTAAAAAGCGCCAGAGTGAAGAATTACGAAATCGCTTTGATGTGGAATTGCAGAAAATGAAGCAAACAGGGCGCTACTTTGAATTGATCGACACCTATTTTTCTAGTCTGACGCCTGATAAAACTGGAATGTGA
- a CDS encoding transporter substrate-binding domain-containing protein: MKTLLLTVSALLLSFSAHAATITAAQDPWPPFVQQDNMNKGISVEIVTEAFKTQGYDVDFKIMPWTRALTDVKEGRVDVLVATWFTQERTSYLNYSQPYLENSLKFIKRKGDSFEYQNMSSLTGKNVGIVRNYGYGDEFLNATNFNKPEANDLLTNAKKLLANRIDLTLEDELVAKSTLSGAGMNLDDFEFTQNALSINPLHVTSGVANARNGEIIAAFNKGLAEIKANGTFDNILRKYGIK, translated from the coding sequence ATGAAAACGCTTTTGCTTACAGTCAGTGCCTTATTACTCTCCTTCTCCGCCCATGCTGCGACCATCACGGCGGCTCAAGATCCTTGGCCACCGTTTGTTCAGCAAGACAACATGAACAAAGGGATTTCAGTGGAAATCGTTACTGAAGCCTTTAAAACACAAGGATATGATGTGGATTTTAAAATCATGCCTTGGACACGCGCGCTCACTGACGTAAAAGAGGGGCGAGTAGATGTGCTGGTCGCGACTTGGTTCACTCAAGAGCGAACTTCCTACCTCAATTACAGTCAGCCCTATCTGGAAAACTCGCTTAAGTTTATAAAGCGTAAAGGAGACAGCTTCGAGTATCAAAACATGTCCAGCCTGACCGGAAAGAACGTTGGCATCGTACGCAATTATGGTTATGGCGATGAGTTTCTCAATGCGACAAATTTCAATAAACCTGAAGCTAACGATCTACTGACTAATGCGAAGAAACTTTTGGCGAACCGAATTGATTTGACCTTAGAAGATGAGTTGGTGGCTAAATCCACCTTGTCAGGCGCAGGAATGAATCTAGATGATTTCGAGTTTACTCAAAATGCACTTTCAATTAATCCTCTCCACGTCACCTCTGGGGTAGCGAACGCTCGAAATGGTGAGATTATTGCGGCGTTTAACAAGGGTCTGGCCGAGATCAAAGCAAACGGTACGTTCGACAACATCTTACGCAAATATGGCATTAAGTAG
- a CDS encoding substrate-binding periplasmic protein — MNRLTTTFFPFILIALFSSSSLANTVRLANGEWAPYQSKSLKHGGYISHLVTEAFAAEGYNVEFVYLPWKRGFEQTQDGELDGSFLWSRNDERAQHFFYSDKVLTLKTSLFQRKGAQIMWSKPEDLAKYAIGGVIGYAYGVEDLEKQGVVKISRISDADANYKKLAGGRLDIVLEDSNVGQTTVMRLGLADQIEMNDKPIVERDYFLIVPKKSPRAQEILDAFNRGLAKVLAEGKLNEFEQESIKGNYQ; from the coding sequence ATGAACCGATTAACCACCACTTTTTTTCCTTTTATTCTTATCGCACTGTTTTCATCCAGCAGCTTGGCCAACACCGTGAGGCTCGCCAATGGCGAATGGGCACCTTACCAATCCAAATCACTCAAACATGGAGGTTATATCTCTCATTTAGTCACGGAAGCCTTCGCCGCAGAAGGCTACAACGTTGAGTTTGTTTACTTACCTTGGAAACGGGGTTTTGAACAGACACAGGACGGTGAGTTAGACGGCTCATTTCTGTGGAGCAGAAATGACGAGAGAGCGCAGCATTTTTTCTACTCAGACAAAGTGCTGACTCTAAAAACATCCTTATTCCAACGCAAGGGCGCACAGATTATGTGGAGTAAACCAGAAGATCTCGCCAAATACGCTATCGGTGGTGTCATCGGCTATGCCTACGGCGTTGAGGATTTAGAAAAGCAAGGTGTGGTGAAGATCTCTCGCATCTCCGATGCCGACGCGAACTATAAAAAGCTTGCGGGCGGGCGTTTAGACATTGTTTTGGAAGACTCCAATGTCGGCCAAACGACCGTCATGCGACTCGGCTTGGCCGATCAAATCGAAATGAATGACAAACCGATCGTCGAGAGGGACTACTTTCTCATCGTGCCGAAAAAATCACCCAGAGCGCAAGAGATCTTAGATGCTTTCAACCGCGGCCTAGCTAAAGTACTGGCTGAGGGTAAGCTAAACGAATTTGAGCAAGAGTCAATCAAGGGTAATTATCAGTAA
- the artM gene encoding arginine ABC transporter permease ArtM: MKEQHVWQLLQGLATSLELTVASLLVGCLLSLLMTTTLILRVSVVHWLSRGLITLFTGTPLLVQIFLIYYGPGQFDWIRDSFLWNWFSQPWFCAMLALALNTAAYSTLLFKGAFNAIPSGQWQACRALGMDKIRTLQVLLPYALRRAVPAYSNEVILVFKGTSLASTITIMDLMGYAQRINAQTYDTLTVFGVAGAFYLTINAILTLLFRQIEKKALAFEAH, encoded by the coding sequence ATGAAAGAGCAACATGTTTGGCAATTGCTGCAAGGCTTAGCCACCAGCTTAGAATTAACTGTCGCTTCGCTGCTTGTGGGCTGTCTCCTTTCTCTGTTGATGACCACCACATTGATTTTAAGAGTGTCCGTGGTGCATTGGCTGAGCCGGGGCTTGATCACCCTGTTTACTGGCACGCCGCTACTGGTACAGATTTTCTTAATCTATTACGGGCCCGGGCAGTTTGATTGGATTCGCGACAGCTTTCTATGGAACTGGTTTAGCCAACCTTGGTTTTGCGCCATGCTGGCACTGGCTCTCAATACGGCGGCCTACAGTACTCTGTTGTTTAAAGGCGCATTTAACGCTATCCCTTCCGGACAATGGCAAGCTTGCCGTGCATTAGGCATGGATAAAATCAGAACCTTACAAGTATTACTGCCTTATGCGCTAAGACGTGCTGTACCGGCTTACTCGAATGAAGTGATTTTGGTGTTCAAAGGGACGTCGCTGGCCAGCACCATTACCATTATGGATTTGATGGGTTATGCACAACGCATCAATGCACAAACCTACGATACCTTGACCGTGTTCGGTGTCGCTGGGGCGTTTTATCTCACCATCAATGCGATCTTGACCTTGCTTTTCCGTCAGATTGAGAAAAAAGCCCTCGCATTTGAAGCGCACTAA
- a CDS encoding GFA family protein — protein MEFPISACCQCGQVEYQLHKAPFKVLACHCTECQKLATSPFSVTALVHVQDIEFKGEMHEWQRASESGNINAAKFCPGCGNRIYHFNPAAPEVIKLKLKPVAPDVQSLFQPTTHVWIKEKQSWYEIPQGVEVFEKQS, from the coding sequence ATGGAATTTCCAATTAGCGCCTGCTGTCAATGTGGACAAGTCGAATATCAACTGCACAAGGCTCCTTTTAAAGTGCTTGCTTGTCACTGCACTGAATGTCAAAAACTCGCTACCAGCCCCTTTAGTGTTACAGCGCTGGTTCATGTGCAAGACATTGAATTTAAAGGTGAGATGCATGAGTGGCAACGCGCCTCCGAAAGTGGCAATATCAACGCCGCTAAATTTTGTCCCGGCTGTGGCAACCGAATATATCACTTCAACCCCGCGGCACCAGAGGTCATTAAACTGAAACTCAAGCCCGTTGCGCCTGATGTTCAGTCCCTGTTTCAACCGACTACCCATGTTTGGATCAAGGAGAAACAGAGTTGGTACGAGATCCCACAAGGTGTTGAGGTATTTGAAAAGCAATCCTAA
- a CDS encoding methyl-accepting chemotaxis protein: MKSLKIVFLAQVIFAVTLVLLVSAFIKHQNFKQTLTSELMLSVNNTSQRMAISLPKAVWDFDLDTAKRAISAELNLPEISAIQLQDTQGSDLVFLQPNEGENNQVGVEVKDKSAFSAEMMVSKELLFSDYGEEKSVGKVNVYYNTHVLDEKLAQSLLLNLVELGIVALIISIVVIAALVATVLKPIRQLTNVIQSLSSGDGDLANKLAPAKYKEFDEITDGINTFTESLRVIVQDVSHSSVTLEEKARESGSNARENANKLEQQKHQLSTVAAAATELNHSVSIVADTAAETADQAHTATSLANQVNQAIEHSANEIINMRNEMNQVNDKMHVLVNEGEKITTVLNVINDISEQTNLLALNAAIEAARAGEQGRGFAVVADEVRNLAVKTSQSTEQIQKNIATLGSATTSVEQELSRIASLLEKTATRVSDSQDSVNQVQELISVISDRNGQISQATEEQRQAVEEISQAIVEASEASNEVSSGAIQNAQRTEEVLDLSQSIARHMTKFRT, encoded by the coding sequence GTGAAAAGTTTAAAAATCGTATTTCTCGCCCAAGTCATTTTCGCAGTCACCTTAGTTCTTCTGGTTTCTGCCTTTATTAAACATCAGAACTTTAAACAGACTTTGACTTCTGAACTGATGCTGAGTGTCAATAACACCAGCCAACGCATGGCCATCAGCCTCCCCAAAGCGGTATGGGATTTTGACCTTGATACCGCGAAAAGAGCGATTTCTGCCGAGTTGAACTTGCCAGAAATTTCAGCGATTCAGTTGCAAGACACGCAAGGGAGCGACTTGGTGTTCTTGCAGCCCAACGAAGGTGAAAACAATCAAGTTGGTGTGGAAGTCAAGGACAAAAGCGCATTTTCAGCCGAGATGATGGTGAGTAAAGAGCTGCTTTTCTCCGACTACGGCGAGGAGAAATCGGTTGGTAAGGTGAATGTCTACTACAACACACACGTACTAGATGAAAAACTGGCGCAGTCTCTACTTCTCAATCTTGTAGAGCTTGGCATCGTTGCTCTGATTATCAGTATCGTTGTTATCGCCGCGCTGGTGGCTACCGTTTTGAAACCGATACGCCAGCTCACCAACGTGATTCAATCGCTCTCATCCGGCGATGGCGATCTGGCTAACAAGCTCGCCCCGGCGAAGTACAAAGAGTTTGATGAGATTACCGACGGCATCAACACCTTTACCGAAAGCTTGCGTGTGATTGTTCAAGATGTCAGCCATTCATCCGTCACTTTGGAAGAGAAAGCGCGTGAAAGCGGCAGTAACGCCCGCGAGAATGCCAACAAGCTTGAGCAGCAGAAACATCAACTGAGCACCGTCGCAGCGGCGGCAACCGAGCTCAACCATTCAGTCTCTATCGTCGCAGACACCGCCGCAGAAACGGCCGATCAAGCTCACACTGCGACCTCCCTTGCCAATCAAGTCAATCAGGCCATCGAACATTCTGCGAATGAAATCATTAACATGCGCAATGAAATGAATCAGGTAAACGACAAGATGCATGTGTTGGTTAACGAAGGAGAGAAGATTACCACCGTGCTCAATGTGATTAATGATATCTCTGAACAGACGAACCTACTAGCGCTTAACGCGGCTATCGAGGCGGCTCGCGCTGGAGAGCAAGGCCGTGGTTTCGCCGTGGTCGCCGATGAAGTACGCAATTTGGCGGTGAAAACTAGCCAGTCAACCGAGCAAATCCAGAAAAACATTGCCACCTTGGGCAGTGCAACCACCTCGGTAGAACAAGAGCTGTCACGCATTGCCTCTTTGTTAGAGAAAACGGCAACCCGAGTGAGTGATTCACAAGATTCGGTCAATCAAGTGCAAGAATTGATCAGCGTGATCTCTGATCGTAACGGCCAAATATCTCAAGCCACCGAGGAACAAAGACAAGCGGTTGAAGAGATCAGTCAAGCGATCGTCGAGGCATCTGAAGCGTCCAATGAAGTCTCCTCTGGAGCGATTCAAAATGCCCAACGCACCGAAGAGGTACTCGACTTAAGCCAGAGCATTGCTCGACACATGACCAAGTTCCGTACCTAA